The sequence TGGCACTGAGCAGAGCCCTGTGTCCCACCCGATCACTGCCTTGCTTCCTTCACCATGACCCAAGGATTTGCACCAGGACACCCTGCCGTGTGCCCCCACCCTGTTATTTGCCCCAACTttgcacactcacacagctgagctctacaCTGGTGCTTTACTCTCTGGGGAACTTGATAGATATCTTCACTACACAAGCCCCTTAAATTACAGAGATGTGACACAGGAGTCCAGCTACACCATCCTGGATGCAAACGTACAAAAGCCTCTGGGTCAGGCAGGCTGGGTTCATTCCTTTGAGGAAGTGGAGTGCATGCAAACACTCTAGGAGAAACACAATCGTGACATTAAAAGTGCTAAATGCACAGGATGTTCCAGAGATGACCAGGAGACAACTTGTGAAGAGATTCAGGCAGTCAGTTCTGCTGAGAGacacctgactgcatcagcttcttcagtgcgtccttcagctcctggttcctcatgctgtagatgagggggttcactgctggaggcaccaccaAGTACAGAACTGccaccaccaggtccagggatggggaggagatggaggggggtTTCAGGTGGGCAAACATGccagtgctgagaaagagggagaccacggccaggtgagggaggcacgtggaaaaggctttgtgccgtccctgctcagaggggatcctcagcacagccctgaagatctgaaCGTAGGACAGCACAATGAAAACGAAACATCCACAGACTAAACAGGAACTAATCACTAgaagccccacttccctgaggtaggtgtgtgagcaggagagcttgaggatctgtgggatttcacagaagacctgtcccagggcattgccgtggcagagcggcagtgacagtgtattggccgtgtgcagTGCAGCAtagagaaacccactggcccaggcagctgctgccatgtggacacaagctctgctgcccagcagggtcccgtagtgcaggggctggcagatggccacggagcggtcataggccatgacagtgaggagagaacactctgctgaaaggaaaaagacaatcaggaagagctgtgcagcacatcctgagtaggagatgtccctggtgtcccagagggagttggccatggctttggggagagtggcGGAGATGGAGCCTAGGTCGATGAGagagaggttgaggaggaagaagtacatgggggtttGCAGGTGGTGGTCGCACACTATGACAGTGATGATGAGGCcattggccatgagggcagccaggtagacgcccagggagagccagaagtgcaagagctgcagctcccgcgtgtctgcaaatgccaggaggaggaactgggtgatggagctgctgttggacatgtgctgcctctgggcatggGAACCTGCTCAAGGAGGAAAAGTAGTGACAAGTCAGGCAATTCTTCTGTTAAGGCAAGTGAAAGCCGTTTCTCCTAGATGCACCCCCCGTGCCCCATGCCCCCCCCTCTGCCGTTCCTAGGAGAGCTCCCTTCCGAGCCATGGCTGGAGCTGCGCTGAGTGCTGGCcgagtgtgctgtgaggagcaggggctgtgcccgctggctgcccagcagtgagccctgctctgcagcaggggcttcatgggaaccgtgggggcaggggccagtcctggccttgcactggctcagcccaaactgctcccagcgcagaagggcctgtcagcatcggctctgcccgtgctgagcAACGGCCATGGCCAGAGTCAGGTCAGGAGGGGTTTGTGCCgtgctcagggagagcagggTGAGTGCTGAGAGGCAAGGGGACTGTCTGTGCCttagggcagaggcagggactctgctctctccatccctctccttcccagctgcccggCAATTGCTCCTTTCTTAGACGGAGAGTGATCACACTGCCATGTTACCCTGAcaagcagccaggcactgctgagagcagagggatccactgcagagaacagaatgcCTCATCCCTTACCGAAGGCTCAGCACCACACTGCTATCCAAGGACACCAAGGGCTCACTGTGTGCCCTGGAAGCAGCATAGACCTTGGGTGGACACCCCAGAGAGATGTTTAAAGGGTTCCGACCATGTGAACTTCTTGCAGGAgactcagctccttccccagcctcacagactgcattgcccacagcatCATCGGTtaggggaaagctgggacacctCCTTGCCGAGGACATTTCTGCACAGGAGGACCCACAAGGTCTGCGCCTGAGCCGGCAGCTGAAACCCCTATTGCCAGAGAGCCTGTCTGCAATGCCAATAGCATCTGAGCAAGGCCAGGAGAGAGACAAAGGGACACTCGGgaactccttccccttccccagcccggcacaccacctcccacacagcagcagtgcagggcagtCACCCTCAGGCTGTGCTCAGCGAGAAATGGCAccgtggcagcaggagagatgcacttcatccctcctgctgctctgctggaccagGAGCTGTTGAAACACATGGAACCAACGGTCtaaaggctgtgctgggtgggagaggagagcagaggtgtgtTGCTCAGGGAAGGCACCTGCACGGCAGACCATGGCCAGGAGGTGCCCCTATCTGCCCTGCATCAGGGTCcccctcagcatctcccccccctccctgcccagggctctgctgcctgcagctgtccctgccagcagctctttctctggcccc is a genomic window of Falco peregrinus isolate bFalPer1 unplaced genomic scaffold, bFalPer1.pri scaffold_42, whole genome shotgun sequence containing:
- the LOC129783448 gene encoding olfactory receptor 14C36-like, translated to MSNSSSITQFLLLAFADTRELQLLHFWLSLGVYLAALMANGLIITVIVCDHHLQTPMYFFLLNLSLIDLGSISATLPKAMANSLWDTRDISYSGCAAQLFLIVFFLSAECSLLTVMAYDRSVAICQPLHYGTLLGSRACVHMAAAAWASGFLYAALHTANTLSLPLCHGNALGQVFCEIPQILKLSCSHTYLREVGLLVISSCLVCGCFVFIVLSYVQIFRAVLRIPSEQGRHKAFSTCLPHLAVVSLFLSTGMFAHLKPPSISSPSLDLVVAVLYLVVPPAVNPLIYSMRNQELKDALKKLMQSGVSQQN